From a region of the Cyprinus carpio isolate SPL01 chromosome A18, ASM1834038v1, whole genome shotgun sequence genome:
- the LOC109082882 gene encoding optic atrophy 3 protein homolog, with translation MVVGAFPIAKLLYLGVRQLSKPVANRIKAGARRSEFFKNYVCLPPAQAYHWMEMRTKMRIMGFRGSVIKPLNEETAAELGAELLGEAIIFIIGGGCMVFEYSRQATNSRRKEEELAQTISNLQTHLGELALATETLDAQIREVNRLLLSLPAAPSTK, from the exons ATGGTCGTCGGTGCCTTTCCGATTGCAAAGCTGCTCTATCTGGGCGTACGACAATTGAGCAAACCAGTGGCTAACAGAATAAAAGCAGGCGCGCGGAGAAGTGAATTCTTTAAGAATTATGTCTGCCTTCCTCCGGCCCAAG CATATCACTGGATGGAGATGCGAACAAAGATGAGAATTATGGGTTTCCGTGGCTCCGTCATCAAACCTCTAAATGAAGAGACCGCTGCAGAGCTTGGAGCAGAGTTGCTCGGTGAAGCTATCATTTTCATCATTGGCGGAGGTTGCATGGTTTTTGAGTACAGCCGTCAGGCCACCAACTCCAGACGCAAGGAAGAGGAGCTTGCACAAACCATTAGCAATCTTCAGACACACCTAGGAGAGCTTGCACTAGCCACAGAGACACTGGATGCCCAGATTAGAGAGGTTAATAGACTTCTGTTGTCCCTCCCAGCGGCTCCAAGTACCAAGTAA